One Amycolatopsis sp. NBC_00355 genomic window carries:
- a CDS encoding 2-aminoethylphosphonate ABC transporter permease subunit, translating to MTGLALEATVAPAPRRASGRRGRGLWLLPPLVVVAVFFGYPLVLVAGQSLSTDDGVGLAKWAEVLGSAEFRDAAWQTVLLALGATTGCVLLGTFFALVVAFVPFPGARTLSRLVDTVLAFPSFLIALAFTFLYGSAGVFGTGGFLYSPWGVLLAEITFYTPFVMRPALAAFSQVPGVQLDVAAALGARPGRVLWRVVLPAALPSLASGACLTLLLALNEFGIVLFLGAKGVTTLPMLVYGKGIVTFDFPAASVVALVDVAISLLLYGSYRVLGGRSRGAAVDAA from the coding sequence ATGACCGGCCTCGCGCTCGAAGCCACGGTGGCCCCGGCGCCGCGGCGGGCTTCCGGGCGGCGCGGCCGTGGGCTCTGGTTGCTGCCGCCGCTGGTCGTCGTGGCCGTCTTCTTCGGTTACCCGCTGGTGCTGGTGGCCGGGCAGTCCCTGTCCACGGACGACGGCGTCGGCCTGGCGAAGTGGGCTGAAGTGCTCGGCTCGGCGGAGTTCCGGGACGCGGCGTGGCAGACGGTGCTGCTCGCCCTGGGCGCGACCACCGGCTGCGTGCTGCTCGGCACGTTCTTCGCGCTGGTCGTCGCGTTCGTCCCGTTCCCCGGGGCGCGGACGCTGTCGCGGCTGGTCGACACCGTGCTCGCGTTCCCGTCGTTCCTCATCGCGCTGGCGTTCACGTTCCTCTACGGCAGCGCGGGCGTCTTCGGCACCGGCGGGTTCCTGTACTCGCCGTGGGGTGTGCTGCTGGCCGAGATCACCTTCTACACGCCGTTCGTGATGCGTCCGGCGCTGGCGGCGTTCAGCCAGGTCCCGGGCGTGCAGCTGGACGTCGCGGCGGCGCTGGGCGCGCGTCCCGGCCGGGTGCTGTGGCGGGTGGTGCTGCCCGCGGCGCTGCCGTCGCTGGCCTCGGGCGCGTGCCTGACGCTGCTGCTGGCGCTGAACGAGTTCGGCATTGTGCTGTTCCTCGGCGCGAAGGGCGTCACGACGCTGCCGATGCTGGTGTACGGCAAGGGGATCGTCACGTTCGACTTCCCGGCGGCGAGTGTCGTCGCGCTGGTCGACGTCGCGATTTCCCTGTTGCTGTACGGGAGTTACCGGGTCTTGGGCGGAAGGAGCCGCGGTGCTGCTGTGGACGCGGCGTAG
- a CDS encoding ABC transporter permease produces MLLWTRRSKALLWLVFGVLFAVVVAAPLVMIVLASFAGHWTGVLPGGFTLGHYTEALSGETFASLSVSIQTGVIAGAAAVLLGTWAALAAETAPRRLRRITDTVFHLPIAVPSVVLGLALLIAFSRPPLAFNGTRWIVLLGHLLILLPFAYSTVSAALARVDPQLAQAAASLGASPVRVLLRVRVPVLLPAMTASASLALAMSMGELGATMMLYPPDWRTLPASIFALTDRGQVFLASAATVLLLVVTLVGVSLLGLVRGRAAHR; encoded by the coding sequence GTGCTGCTGTGGACGCGGCGTAGCAAAGCGCTGCTGTGGCTGGTGTTCGGCGTGCTGTTCGCGGTGGTCGTCGCGGCGCCGCTGGTGATGATCGTGCTCGCGTCGTTCGCCGGGCACTGGACCGGCGTGCTGCCGGGCGGGTTCACCCTCGGCCATTACACCGAGGCGCTGTCGGGGGAGACGTTCGCGAGCCTGTCGGTGAGCATCCAGACAGGGGTGATCGCGGGCGCGGCGGCCGTGCTGCTCGGCACGTGGGCCGCGCTGGCGGCGGAAACCGCGCCGAGGCGGCTGCGCAGGATCACCGACACGGTGTTCCACCTGCCGATCGCGGTGCCGTCGGTGGTGCTCGGCCTCGCGCTGCTGATCGCGTTCAGCCGGCCGCCGCTGGCTTTCAACGGCACCCGCTGGATCGTGCTGCTCGGGCACCTGCTGATCCTGCTGCCGTTCGCCTACAGCACGGTCTCGGCCGCGCTCGCCCGCGTCGACCCGCAGCTCGCGCAGGCCGCGGCGTCGCTCGGCGCGTCGCCGGTGCGGGTGCTGCTGCGGGTGCGCGTCCCGGTGCTGCTGCCGGCGATGACGGCGTCGGCGAGCCTCGCGCTGGCGATGTCGATGGGCGAGCTGGGCGCGACGATGATGCTGTACCCGCCGGACTGGCGCACGCTCCCGGCGAGCATCTTCGCGCTGACCGACCGCGGCCAGGTGTTCCTGGCTTCGGCGGCGACGGTCTTGTTGCTGGTGGTGACGCTGGTGGGGGTCAGCCTGCTGGGCCTGGTCCGGGGACGAGCCGCCCATCGGTGA
- a CDS encoding MarR family winged helix-turn-helix transcriptional regulator: MKDVDFARDPDDRLFDPKVRTALAEFAVDDDLGPLEAAAAVRTAARGLDWLRSHGTDSRGLSPGALDILIRISGSDAGISIKDLAGAAGVSSRNVTGLVDTLERSGLAERVPAPADRRSVLARITPAGRTWLEEFRRPSQAAMAAVFRGFTPGETALLRHLCLRVVENQHHLARYLEDRP; this comes from the coding sequence ATGAAGGACGTAGATTTTGCACGGGATCCGGACGACCGGTTGTTCGACCCGAAGGTCCGGACGGCGCTCGCCGAGTTCGCCGTCGACGACGACCTCGGCCCGCTGGAAGCGGCCGCGGCCGTCCGGACGGCCGCGCGCGGCCTGGATTGGCTGCGCTCGCACGGGACGGACAGCCGCGGGCTGAGCCCGGGCGCGCTGGACATCCTGATCCGGATCAGCGGGAGTGACGCCGGGATCAGCATCAAGGACCTGGCCGGCGCCGCCGGGGTGAGCTCGCGGAACGTGACCGGCCTGGTCGACACGCTCGAGCGGAGCGGACTCGCGGAGCGCGTCCCCGCCCCGGCGGACCGGCGGTCCGTGCTCGCCCGGATCACCCCGGCCGGGCGGACGTGGCTCGAGGAGTTCCGGCGGCCGTCCCAGGCGGCGATGGCGGCCGTCTTCCGCGGGTTCACCCCCGGCGAAACCGCGCTGTTGCGGCACTTGTGCCTGCGTGTCGTGGAAAACCAGCACCACTTGGCCCGTTACCTGGAGGACCGACCATGA
- a CDS encoding SRPBCC family protein, with amino-acid sequence MGSRQVSRTTIVATTPEKIFGLLADPAQHPLIDGSGTVRAPQPGGPDRLVLGTKFGMDMKMGASYKVLNTVVEYEEGRLIAWRHFNGHRWRWRLEPLDGGRTEVTETFDWSTAKFPLAISLSPFPRKNTQGIEKTLARLTELFPG; translated from the coding sequence ATGGGAAGCCGTCAGGTCTCACGCACCACGATCGTCGCCACGACCCCGGAGAAGATCTTCGGGCTCCTGGCCGATCCGGCCCAGCACCCGCTCATCGACGGATCCGGGACGGTCCGGGCCCCCCAGCCGGGAGGCCCGGACCGGCTCGTGCTCGGCACGAAGTTCGGCATGGACATGAAGATGGGCGCGTCCTACAAGGTCCTCAACACCGTGGTCGAGTACGAAGAAGGCCGCCTGATCGCCTGGCGCCACTTCAACGGCCACCGCTGGCGCTGGCGCCTCGAACCCCTCGACGGCGGCCGCACCGAGGTCACCGAGACGTTCGACTGGTCGACGGCGAAGTTCCCGCTCGCCATCAGCCTCAGCCCGTTCCCGCGCAAGAACACCCAGGGCATCGAGAAGACGCTGGCCCGGCTCACGGAGCTGTTCCCGGGCTGA
- a CDS encoding DHA2 family efflux MFS transporter permease subunit: MPQPVRRRVVLAVCCMSLFIVGLDNTIVNLALPSIRRELGASVSSLQWTIDAYTLVLASLLMLSGSTADRIGRRRTFQTGLALFSLGSLLCGIAPNIGLLVAFRALQAIGGSMLNPVALSIVTNIFTEPRERARAIGVWAGVVGLSMAVGPVLGGALVGWAGWRSIFWINVPVGIAAIVLTALFVPESRSPHPRRLDPVGQLLVIVLLASLIYGIIEGRGAGWGSPEIVGCFVIAAVALAVLLPYERRRRDPLLDLKFFRSVPFSGATLTAVTGLAALSGFLFLNSLYLQDARGLSALDAGLLTLPMAVVTAVFAPLSGRLVGARGPRLPLLVAGAGIAASGIVLSGISPTTPISVLILGYVCFGAGFGMLNAPITNAAVSGMPRDRAGLAAAVASTSRQVGISLGVAVIGVVVAASEGLPPGTGRTGWVIIAGCGVLVFVLGLVTTGRWALATAARVSGPDHLGEPVTSASGN, encoded by the coding sequence GTGCCACAGCCGGTCCGGCGGCGGGTGGTCCTCGCCGTCTGCTGCATGAGCCTGTTCATCGTCGGGCTCGACAACACGATCGTGAACCTCGCGCTGCCGTCGATCCGGCGCGAACTGGGCGCGTCGGTGTCCAGTCTGCAGTGGACGATCGACGCGTACACCCTCGTGCTGGCCAGCCTGCTCATGCTGTCGGGCTCGACGGCCGACCGCATCGGCCGCCGCCGGACGTTCCAGACCGGCCTGGCCCTGTTCAGCCTCGGCTCGCTGCTGTGCGGGATCGCGCCGAACATCGGTCTGCTGGTCGCGTTCCGCGCGCTGCAGGCGATCGGCGGCTCGATGCTCAACCCGGTCGCGCTGTCCATCGTCACCAACATCTTCACCGAGCCCCGCGAACGCGCCCGCGCGATCGGCGTCTGGGCCGGGGTCGTCGGGCTGAGCATGGCCGTCGGGCCGGTGCTCGGCGGCGCGCTCGTCGGCTGGGCGGGCTGGCGCTCGATCTTCTGGATCAACGTCCCGGTCGGGATCGCCGCGATCGTGCTGACGGCGTTGTTCGTGCCGGAGTCACGGTCCCCGCACCCGCGCCGGCTCGACCCGGTGGGACAGCTGCTGGTCATCGTCCTGCTGGCGTCGCTCATCTACGGGATCATCGAAGGGCGCGGCGCCGGCTGGGGCTCCCCGGAGATCGTCGGCTGCTTCGTCATCGCCGCGGTGGCGCTGGCCGTGCTGCTGCCCTACGAACGGCGTCGCCGGGATCCGTTGCTGGACCTGAAGTTCTTCCGCAGCGTGCCGTTCTCCGGCGCCACGCTGACCGCCGTCACCGGGCTCGCGGCGCTGTCGGGGTTCCTGTTCCTCAACTCGCTCTACCTGCAGGACGCCCGCGGGCTGTCCGCGCTGGACGCCGGTCTGCTGACCCTGCCGATGGCGGTGGTGACGGCGGTGTTCGCGCCGCTGTCCGGCCGTCTCGTCGGCGCCCGCGGGCCACGGCTGCCGCTGCTCGTCGCCGGGGCGGGGATCGCGGCCTCCGGGATCGTGCTTTCCGGGATCAGCCCGACCACCCCGATCTCCGTGCTGATACTGGGTTACGTGTGCTTCGGCGCCGGGTTCGGCATGCTCAACGCGCCGATCACGAACGCCGCGGTGTCGGGCATGCCGCGGGACCGCGCCGGGCTCGCCGCGGCCGTCGCCTCGACCAGCCGCCAGGTCGGGATCTCCCTGGGGGTGGCGGTGATCGGCGTGGTCGTCGCCGCGAGCGAGGGACTGCCGCCCGGGACGGGCCGCACCGGCTGGGTGATCATCGCCGGCTGCGGGGTGCTGGTGTTCGTGCTGGGGCTCGTCACCACCGGCCGGTGGGCCCTGGCGACCGCCGCGCGCGTCAGTGGTCCGGACCATCTCGGCGAGCCCGTGACCTCGGCTTCGGGCAACTAG